A section of the Scleropages formosus chromosome 12, fSclFor1.1, whole genome shotgun sequence genome encodes:
- the casp10 gene encoding caspase-8 isoform X1, whose protein sequence is MDFQMLLLQLDEALAKADVQALAFLCTDLLSKDLSDVSSVSELLFLLQTRDLLSPHETSLLTELLHILKRQSLTRQLALPSRLPEPRFISSYREMLFDLSENITVDDLRTIKFLLHDTLPRRKLDESTTMLKLLMEMEKEDLLSSSNLETLEKVVKRVCPSLGGKISRYMQLMGPTEPPRVQETGVSEKWPELEEGPPTSQISSLTLGTFDSLDARPEISRSQSLTSSSDTKEMGYGSVYSHHVSYTSSPEQNFSHVLEEQLFEASVTSSYNEEVKLEAYAMNREKSGFCLIINNYNFSSSKINLKNREGTLTDTKNLEAVFQWLGFETHVKQDFSRQQILTLLWDFGGKDHTNMDCFVCCVLSHGVPGGVYGVDGAEVRLSELLQPFSAHHCTSLQQKPKLFFIQACQGIQEQKAVFLQSDGPLGVTSDAFVPLESFPTDADFLLGMATVPNFVSFRDKKQGTWYIRSLCQKLLLLVPRGIDLLSILTEVNNDVSNMTDSKGTKKQMPQPAYSLRKKVIFPKPKNPRPMLD, encoded by the exons ATGGATTTCCAGAtgttgctgctgcagctggacgAGGCTTTGGCCAAGGCAGATGTGCAGGCTCTGGCCTTCCTGTGCACAGACCTGCTCAGCAAAGACCTGAGCGACGTCTCCTCTGTCAGCGAACTGCTCTTCTTGCTGCAAACCCGAGACCTTCTCTCTCCTCACGAAACCTCCCTCCTGACCGAGCTGCTGCACATCCTCAAGCGCCAAAGCCTAACTCGGCAGCTCGCCTTACCCAGCCGGTTGCCGGAACCCCGATTCATTTCCAGTTACAG AGAAATGCTGTTTGACCTGTCAGAGAATATCACTGTTGATGATCTTCGGACCATTAAGTTCTTATTGCATGACACACTTCCACGCAGGAAGCTGGATGAAAGCACT ACGATGCTAAAACTCCTCATGGAAATGGAGAAGGAAGACCTTTTGAGCAGTTCAAACCTGGAAACACTAGAGAAGGTTGTTAAACGTGTTTGTCCCAGTCTGGGAGGAAAGATAAGCAGGTATATGCAATTAATGG GTCCCACAGAACCACCAAGGGTTCAGGAAACTGGAGTGAGTGAGAAGTGGCCTGAGTTAGAGGAGGGTCCACCTACCTCCCAG atttcttCCCTGACGTTGGGCACATTCGATTCCTTGG ATGCCAGGCCAGAAATATCAAGGAGTCAAAGCCTGACCAGCAGCAGTGACACAAAGGAGATGGGCTATGGCTCAG tatACAGCCATCATGTTTCTTATACATCTTCACCTGAGCAGAACTTTAGTCATGTTCTAGAAGAACAATTATTTGAGGCTTCAGTCACATCTTCATACAATGAG GAAGTGAAACTGGAAGCATATGCAATGAACAGAGAGAAAAGTGGCTTCTGCTTGATCATAAACAATTACAACTTCTCAAGCTCAAAGATAAATTTAAAGAACAGAGAGGGAACACTCACAGATACAA AGAATCTGGAGGCTGTGTTTCAGTGGCTTGGCTTTGAAACCCACGTGAAGCAGGACTTTAGCCGGCAGCAGATACTCACCTTGCTGTGGGATTTTGGAGGAAAAGACCACACCAACATGGACTgctttgtgtgctgtgtgctgagTCATGGTGTGCCAGGGGGTGTGTATGGGGTGGACGGTGCTGAGGTAAGGCTCAGTGAGCTGTTGCAGCCCTTTTCGGCACACCACTGCACCTCGCTGCAGCAGAAGCCCAAATTGTTCTTTATTCAAGCGTGCCAGGGCATACAGGAGCAGAAGGCCGTGTTCCTACAATCAGATGGCCCCCTTGGTGTTACCAGTGATGCATTTGTGCCCCTGGAGTCCTTCCCCACTGATGCTGACTTCCTGCTGGGCATGGCTACTGTGCCCAACTTTGTCTCATTTAGAGACAAGAAACAGGGAACCTGGTACATCCGTTCTCTTTGCCAAAAACTACTGCTGCTGGTGCCCAG AGGGATAGACTTGCTCTCCATCTTGACTGAAGTCAACAATGATGTAAGCAACATGACGGACAGTAAGGGAACGAAGAAGCAGATGCCTCAGCCTGCATATTCCTTACGGAAGAAAGTCATCTTCCCCAAACCGAAAAACCCCCGACCCATGCTGGATTAA
- the casp10 gene encoding caspase-10 isoform X4, translated as MDFQMLLLQLDEALAKADVQALAFLCTDLLSKDLSDVSSVSELLFLLQTRDLLSPHETSLLTELLHILKRQSLTRQLALPSRLPEPRFISSYREMLFDLSENITVDDLRTIKFLLHDTLPRRKLDESTTMLKLLMEMEKEDLLSSSNLETLEKVVKRVCPSLGGKISRYMQLMGPTEPPRVQETGVSEKWPELEEGPPTSQISSLTLGTFDSLDARPEISRSQSLTSSSDTKEMGYGSVYSHHVSYTSSPEQNFSHVLEEQLFEASVTSSYNEEVKLEAYAMNREKSGFCLIINNYNFSSSKINLKNREGTLTDTKNLEAVFQWLGFETHVKQDFSRQQILTLLWDFGGKDHTNMDCFVCCVLSHGVPGGVYGVDGAERARAYRSRRPCSYNQMAPLVLPVMHLCPWSPSPLMLTSCWAWLLCPTLSHLETRNREPGTSVLFAKNYCCWCPEG; from the exons ATGGATTTCCAGAtgttgctgctgcagctggacgAGGCTTTGGCCAAGGCAGATGTGCAGGCTCTGGCCTTCCTGTGCACAGACCTGCTCAGCAAAGACCTGAGCGACGTCTCCTCTGTCAGCGAACTGCTCTTCTTGCTGCAAACCCGAGACCTTCTCTCTCCTCACGAAACCTCCCTCCTGACCGAGCTGCTGCACATCCTCAAGCGCCAAAGCCTAACTCGGCAGCTCGCCTTACCCAGCCGGTTGCCGGAACCCCGATTCATTTCCAGTTACAG AGAAATGCTGTTTGACCTGTCAGAGAATATCACTGTTGATGATCTTCGGACCATTAAGTTCTTATTGCATGACACACTTCCACGCAGGAAGCTGGATGAAAGCACT ACGATGCTAAAACTCCTCATGGAAATGGAGAAGGAAGACCTTTTGAGCAGTTCAAACCTGGAAACACTAGAGAAGGTTGTTAAACGTGTTTGTCCCAGTCTGGGAGGAAAGATAAGCAGGTATATGCAATTAATGG GTCCCACAGAACCACCAAGGGTTCAGGAAACTGGAGTGAGTGAGAAGTGGCCTGAGTTAGAGGAGGGTCCACCTACCTCCCAG atttcttCCCTGACGTTGGGCACATTCGATTCCTTGG ATGCCAGGCCAGAAATATCAAGGAGTCAAAGCCTGACCAGCAGCAGTGACACAAAGGAGATGGGCTATGGCTCAG tatACAGCCATCATGTTTCTTATACATCTTCACCTGAGCAGAACTTTAGTCATGTTCTAGAAGAACAATTATTTGAGGCTTCAGTCACATCTTCATACAATGAG GAAGTGAAACTGGAAGCATATGCAATGAACAGAGAGAAAAGTGGCTTCTGCTTGATCATAAACAATTACAACTTCTCAAGCTCAAAGATAAATTTAAAGAACAGAGAGGGAACACTCACAGATACAA AGAATCTGGAGGCTGTGTTTCAGTGGCTTGGCTTTGAAACCCACGTGAAGCAGGACTTTAGCCGGCAGCAGATACTCACCTTGCTGTGGGATTTTGGAGGAAAAGACCACACCAACATGGACTgctttgtgtgctgtgtgctgagTCATGGTGTGCCAGGGGGTGTGTATGGGGTGGACGGTGCTGAG CGTGCCAGGGCATACAGGAGCAGAAGGCCGTGTTCCTACAATCAGATGGCCCCCTTGGTGTTACCAGTGATGCATTTGTGCCCCTGGAGTCCTTCCCCACTGATGCTGACTTCCTGCTGGGCATGGCTACTGTGCCCAACTTTGTCTCATTTAGAGACAAGAAACAGGGAACCTGGTACATCCGTTCTCTTTGCCAAAAACTACTGCTGCTGGTGCCCAG AGGGATAG
- the casp10 gene encoding caspase-8 isoform X3: MLLLQLDEALAKADVQALAFLCTDLLSKDLSDVSSVSELLFLLQTRDLLSPHETSLLTELLHILKRQSLTRQLALPSRLPEPRFISSYREMLFDLSENITVDDLRTIKFLLHDTLPRRKLDESTTMLKLLMEMEKEDLLSSSNLETLEKVVKRVCPSLGGKISRYMQLMGPTEPPRVQETGVSEKWPELEEGPPTSQISSLTLGTFDSLDARPEISRSQSLTSSSDTKEMGYGSVYSHHVSYTSSPEQNFSHVLEEQLFEASVTSSYNEEVKLEAYAMNREKSGFCLIINNYNFSSSKINLKNREGTLTDTKNLEAVFQWLGFETHVKQDFSRQQILTLLWDFGGKDHTNMDCFVCCVLSHGVPGGVYGVDGAEVRLSELLQPFSAHHCTSLQQKPKLFFIQACQGIQEQKAVFLQSDGPLGVTSDAFVPLESFPTDADFLLGMATVPNFVSFRDKKQGTWYIRSLCQKLLLLVPRGIDLLSILTEVNNDVSNMTDSKGTKKQMPQPAYSLRKKVIFPKPKNPRPMLD; the protein is encoded by the exons AtgttgctgctgcagctggacgAGGCTTTGGCCAAGGCAGATGTGCAGGCTCTGGCCTTCCTGTGCACAGACCTGCTCAGCAAAGACCTGAGCGACGTCTCCTCTGTCAGCGAACTGCTCTTCTTGCTGCAAACCCGAGACCTTCTCTCTCCTCACGAAACCTCCCTCCTGACCGAGCTGCTGCACATCCTCAAGCGCCAAAGCCTAACTCGGCAGCTCGCCTTACCCAGCCGGTTGCCGGAACCCCGATTCATTTCCAGTTACAG AGAAATGCTGTTTGACCTGTCAGAGAATATCACTGTTGATGATCTTCGGACCATTAAGTTCTTATTGCATGACACACTTCCACGCAGGAAGCTGGATGAAAGCACT ACGATGCTAAAACTCCTCATGGAAATGGAGAAGGAAGACCTTTTGAGCAGTTCAAACCTGGAAACACTAGAGAAGGTTGTTAAACGTGTTTGTCCCAGTCTGGGAGGAAAGATAAGCAGGTATATGCAATTAATGG GTCCCACAGAACCACCAAGGGTTCAGGAAACTGGAGTGAGTGAGAAGTGGCCTGAGTTAGAGGAGGGTCCACCTACCTCCCAG atttcttCCCTGACGTTGGGCACATTCGATTCCTTGG ATGCCAGGCCAGAAATATCAAGGAGTCAAAGCCTGACCAGCAGCAGTGACACAAAGGAGATGGGCTATGGCTCAG tatACAGCCATCATGTTTCTTATACATCTTCACCTGAGCAGAACTTTAGTCATGTTCTAGAAGAACAATTATTTGAGGCTTCAGTCACATCTTCATACAATGAG GAAGTGAAACTGGAAGCATATGCAATGAACAGAGAGAAAAGTGGCTTCTGCTTGATCATAAACAATTACAACTTCTCAAGCTCAAAGATAAATTTAAAGAACAGAGAGGGAACACTCACAGATACAA AGAATCTGGAGGCTGTGTTTCAGTGGCTTGGCTTTGAAACCCACGTGAAGCAGGACTTTAGCCGGCAGCAGATACTCACCTTGCTGTGGGATTTTGGAGGAAAAGACCACACCAACATGGACTgctttgtgtgctgtgtgctgagTCATGGTGTGCCAGGGGGTGTGTATGGGGTGGACGGTGCTGAGGTAAGGCTCAGTGAGCTGTTGCAGCCCTTTTCGGCACACCACTGCACCTCGCTGCAGCAGAAGCCCAAATTGTTCTTTATTCAAGCGTGCCAGGGCATACAGGAGCAGAAGGCCGTGTTCCTACAATCAGATGGCCCCCTTGGTGTTACCAGTGATGCATTTGTGCCCCTGGAGTCCTTCCCCACTGATGCTGACTTCCTGCTGGGCATGGCTACTGTGCCCAACTTTGTCTCATTTAGAGACAAGAAACAGGGAACCTGGTACATCCGTTCTCTTTGCCAAAAACTACTGCTGCTGGTGCCCAG AGGGATAGACTTGCTCTCCATCTTGACTGAAGTCAACAATGATGTAAGCAACATGACGGACAGTAAGGGAACGAAGAAGCAGATGCCTCAGCCTGCATATTCCTTACGGAAGAAAGTCATCTTCCCCAAACCGAAAAACCCCCGACCCATGCTGGATTAA
- the casp10 gene encoding caspase-8 isoform X2: MDFQMLLLQLDEALAKADVQALAFLCTDLLSKDLSDVSSVSELLFLLQTRDLLSPHETSLLTELLHILKRQSLTRQLALPSRLPEPRFISSYREMLFDLSENITVDDLRTIKFLLHDTLPRRKLDESTTMLKLLMEMEKEDLLSSSNLETLEKVVKRVCPSLGGKISRYMQLMEPPRVQETGVSEKWPELEEGPPTSQISSLTLGTFDSLDARPEISRSQSLTSSSDTKEMGYGSVYSHHVSYTSSPEQNFSHVLEEQLFEASVTSSYNEEVKLEAYAMNREKSGFCLIINNYNFSSSKINLKNREGTLTDTKNLEAVFQWLGFETHVKQDFSRQQILTLLWDFGGKDHTNMDCFVCCVLSHGVPGGVYGVDGAEVRLSELLQPFSAHHCTSLQQKPKLFFIQACQGIQEQKAVFLQSDGPLGVTSDAFVPLESFPTDADFLLGMATVPNFVSFRDKKQGTWYIRSLCQKLLLLVPRGIDLLSILTEVNNDVSNMTDSKGTKKQMPQPAYSLRKKVIFPKPKNPRPMLD; encoded by the exons ATGGATTTCCAGAtgttgctgctgcagctggacgAGGCTTTGGCCAAGGCAGATGTGCAGGCTCTGGCCTTCCTGTGCACAGACCTGCTCAGCAAAGACCTGAGCGACGTCTCCTCTGTCAGCGAACTGCTCTTCTTGCTGCAAACCCGAGACCTTCTCTCTCCTCACGAAACCTCCCTCCTGACCGAGCTGCTGCACATCCTCAAGCGCCAAAGCCTAACTCGGCAGCTCGCCTTACCCAGCCGGTTGCCGGAACCCCGATTCATTTCCAGTTACAG AGAAATGCTGTTTGACCTGTCAGAGAATATCACTGTTGATGATCTTCGGACCATTAAGTTCTTATTGCATGACACACTTCCACGCAGGAAGCTGGATGAAAGCACT ACGATGCTAAAACTCCTCATGGAAATGGAGAAGGAAGACCTTTTGAGCAGTTCAAACCTGGAAACACTAGAGAAGGTTGTTAAACGTGTTTGTCCCAGTCTGGGAGGAAAGATAAGCAGGTATATGCAATTAATGG AACCACCAAGGGTTCAGGAAACTGGAGTGAGTGAGAAGTGGCCTGAGTTAGAGGAGGGTCCACCTACCTCCCAG atttcttCCCTGACGTTGGGCACATTCGATTCCTTGG ATGCCAGGCCAGAAATATCAAGGAGTCAAAGCCTGACCAGCAGCAGTGACACAAAGGAGATGGGCTATGGCTCAG tatACAGCCATCATGTTTCTTATACATCTTCACCTGAGCAGAACTTTAGTCATGTTCTAGAAGAACAATTATTTGAGGCTTCAGTCACATCTTCATACAATGAG GAAGTGAAACTGGAAGCATATGCAATGAACAGAGAGAAAAGTGGCTTCTGCTTGATCATAAACAATTACAACTTCTCAAGCTCAAAGATAAATTTAAAGAACAGAGAGGGAACACTCACAGATACAA AGAATCTGGAGGCTGTGTTTCAGTGGCTTGGCTTTGAAACCCACGTGAAGCAGGACTTTAGCCGGCAGCAGATACTCACCTTGCTGTGGGATTTTGGAGGAAAAGACCACACCAACATGGACTgctttgtgtgctgtgtgctgagTCATGGTGTGCCAGGGGGTGTGTATGGGGTGGACGGTGCTGAGGTAAGGCTCAGTGAGCTGTTGCAGCCCTTTTCGGCACACCACTGCACCTCGCTGCAGCAGAAGCCCAAATTGTTCTTTATTCAAGCGTGCCAGGGCATACAGGAGCAGAAGGCCGTGTTCCTACAATCAGATGGCCCCCTTGGTGTTACCAGTGATGCATTTGTGCCCCTGGAGTCCTTCCCCACTGATGCTGACTTCCTGCTGGGCATGGCTACTGTGCCCAACTTTGTCTCATTTAGAGACAAGAAACAGGGAACCTGGTACATCCGTTCTCTTTGCCAAAAACTACTGCTGCTGGTGCCCAG AGGGATAGACTTGCTCTCCATCTTGACTGAAGTCAACAATGATGTAAGCAACATGACGGACAGTAAGGGAACGAAGAAGCAGATGCCTCAGCCTGCATATTCCTTACGGAAGAAAGTCATCTTCCCCAAACCGAAAAACCCCCGACCCATGCTGGATTAA